A DNA window from Desulfofalx alkaliphila DSM 12257 contains the following coding sequences:
- a CDS encoding N-acetylmuramoyl-L-alanine amidase, giving the protein MYKKLLTKLFKSSIIAALGALCVLGPADISPVQLTNAVALANTGQTAVITGTSVNLRSGPGTGHSTLGQVTQGDRLPVLGKEGDWLQVQSKGQSAWIAGWLVRLEGTATPANGTGATGQVAVVTDALVNLRSGPGTSHDIAGQVAQGDRLPVLGKEGHWLQVQDSKGQPAWIAGWLVRVEGRSQPEQAPAQQAPSSGKYVVLTGDGVNVRSGPGTGHSIVETVNRGERLNRLAEEGQWYKVQLPNGKEGWVANWLAKIDDAAPPANGPSGPMGESLDLAWLPIPEDDKGPGKEEGRKDDGQAKDGGGAGLKDIGIENKGDTTTVSLQADAKFDYNAFLLTNPSRLVINLEGVALGDVPESKNIQSSTVSGYRTGQFSTEPMVTRVVLELKGPTHYRTRLSDDGKTLFVDAYLAAQGDYVQDKVIFIDPGHGGNDPGAPAYSRALWESEIVLDISQRLAALLKEQGARVEMSRNSDVTVDLHERPRMANRANADIFVSVHTNANLNSAVRGTSTYYYAPDNVPELREQLNDRLRLARSIQTEMVHGLKLDDKGVIQANFAVLRGSHMPSVLVETAFISNPEEERLLRDSNFRQEVAEAIARGINAYFQGK; this is encoded by the coding sequence ATGTATAAAAAACTATTGACAAAACTGTTTAAGTCTTCGATCATTGCGGCCTTAGGAGCCCTTTGTGTTTTGGGGCCTGCCGATATTTCCCCGGTGCAGCTTACAAATGCGGTGGCCTTGGCCAATACAGGCCAAACGGCGGTGATTACCGGAACGTCTGTAAACCTGAGATCGGGGCCGGGCACCGGCCATTCTACCCTGGGCCAGGTGACCCAGGGAGACCGGCTGCCGGTGTTGGGCAAGGAAGGAGATTGGCTGCAGGTACAGAGCAAGGGTCAGTCGGCATGGATAGCCGGTTGGTTGGTGCGGCTGGAAGGCACGGCCACACCGGCAAACGGCACAGGTGCCACCGGTCAAGTGGCTGTGGTTACGGATGCCCTGGTTAATTTAAGGTCAGGCCCGGGGACAAGCCATGACATAGCGGGCCAGGTGGCACAGGGAGACCGGCTGCCGGTTTTGGGAAAAGAGGGCCATTGGCTGCAGGTGCAGGACAGCAAGGGTCAGCCGGCATGGATAGCAGGTTGGCTGGTACGGGTGGAAGGAAGATCCCAACCGGAGCAGGCACCGGCCCAGCAAGCCCCCTCCTCCGGCAAATATGTGGTCTTAACCGGTGACGGTGTAAATGTGCGCAGCGGCCCGGGCACCGGTCACAGTATAGTGGAGACGGTTAACAGGGGAGAAAGACTGAACCGGTTGGCAGAAGAAGGTCAATGGTACAAGGTGCAGTTGCCAAACGGCAAAGAGGGCTGGGTAGCTAACTGGTTGGCTAAAATAGATGATGCGGCACCCCCTGCCAATGGGCCCTCCGGCCCTATGGGTGAAAGCCTTGACTTGGCTTGGTTGCCAATCCCCGAAGATGATAAAGGGCCCGGCAAAGAAGAGGGCAGGAAAGATGACGGCCAAGCAAAGGACGGCGGTGGTGCCGGCTTAAAGGACATTGGAATAGAAAACAAAGGTGACACCACAACCGTTTCGCTCCAAGCCGATGCTAAGTTTGACTACAATGCCTTTTTGTTAACCAACCCCAGCCGATTGGTAATTAACCTTGAGGGTGTGGCCCTGGGGGATGTGCCGGAGTCAAAAAACATTCAGTCTTCAACGGTAAGCGGCTACCGAACGGGCCAATTTAGCACCGAGCCAATGGTTACCAGGGTGGTGCTTGAGCTTAAAGGCCCAACCCATTACCGCACCCGCTTATCCGATGACGGTAAAACTTTATTTGTAGACGCATACTTGGCTGCCCAGGGCGATTATGTGCAGGACAAGGTGATTTTTATTGACCCCGGCCATGGCGGAAATGACCCTGGGGCACCGGCCTATAGCCGTGCCCTTTGGGAGTCTGAAATTGTACTGGATATTTCTCAACGGCTGGCGGCACTGTTGAAAGAGCAGGGTGCAAGGGTGGAGATGAGTCGAAATTCTGATGTTACGGTGGACTTGCATGAGCGCCCCCGGATGGCCAACAGGGCCAATGCAGATATTTTTGTGAGCGTTCATACCAATGCTAACCTTAATTCTGCCGTTAGGGGTACAAGTACTTACTACTATGCCCCCGACAATGTGCCGGAGCTGAGGGAGCAGTTGAACGACCGGCTGCGGCTGGCCCGCAGTATTCAAACGGAAATGGTGCATGGGCTGAAACTGGATGACAAGGGGGTTATTCAAGCTAACTTTGCCGTTCTGCGGGGGTCCCATATGCCTTCGGTGTTGGTGGAAACGGCTTTCATCAGCAACCCC